The following DNA comes from Syntrophobacterales bacterium.
GGGATTTTACCTCCAAATTGCTTGATTTTATGGATTTCCTTATCCCCATGTACGAACAGGAAGGCAAATCCCGGTTCACGATCGCCGTTGGCTGCACCGGGGGCCACCACCGTTCCGTGGTTATTGCCAATCTGCTGGGCACCCATTTTTCGAGGAAGGATTATTTTGTAAACATAACCCACCGCGATATCGGGAAGTCGTAAAAGTTTCCGCGGGGCTATTGTCCCAATTTCTTCGTTATATTATCGGCTATCCAGTGCGGATCCCACCATTCCACAGGATCAACAAACTGGCCGTTGATGGCGACTCCGAAATGGAGATGATCCCCGCCGGCAAGCCCGGTCATCCCGGAGACTCCGATCGCCTCGCCCCTTTTTACCGTCTGTTCGGGCTTGACGAGGATGGAGCTCATGTGGGAGTAAAGCGTTGAAAGCCCCATCCCATGGTCGATGATTACCGAATTCCCATAGATTCCGATCGCGCCGGCGAAGCGGACAATGCCGTCATTGGCCGCCTGGATCGAGGCATGGGCCAGCGAGGCGAGATCGACGCCGTTGTGAATGCTCTCACTGATCGGCTGCCCGTTATAAAAATAGGTGCGGCGGTCGCCGAAGAAGGCCCTCGGCGCGGCGCCCTTCATCCGGAGAAAGGGGCCGTTCCAAAGCGGCCGTCCGTCCGTTTTTTCGCCCGCGGCCTGGATTGTCTTCAGATTGGCAACTCTGGTTGCAGTATTGATGATTGTAAAGGTTTCCAATGGTGTTTTCCCCCGCAGCTCCGGCTGCGAGGTCTGAAATTCCGGCATCTTGCGATTGAGAAAGTCATCGCTCAGGATTATCTTGTCGCTGTGGAATTTCTTTTTCTTGATCAGGACGGGGATCGTGTTCAGCGTCTCGTTGCCGGCGTTATCAACGGCCAGGGCAGCTATTTGCCAGGCGCCGCCCCCGGGGGGAGTTTCATCTGGCAGGGCAAAATACGCC
Coding sequences within:
- a CDS encoding M23 family metallopeptidase, which codes for MKRKLLYIATLVLLHAVGAWWFFGTIGEKGKPAVKIGAEAGFIGRQKTISVVFSDKGQGLRHTEISITQDNIPHVLSTIDYPDKNTATKTVALTIDTAALKLHDGPAVIKASASDRSIWKNSTEIATPTQIDLLPPQIYLQTAQNHVNIGGAGVVSYNLSEPVLRTGVQAGGIFYPAYKTTLAGKEAYVAYFALPDETPPGGGAWQIAALAVDNAGNETLNTIPVLIKKKKFHSDKIILSDDFLNRKMPEFQTSQPELRGKTPLETFTIINTATRVANLKTIQAAGEKTDGRPLWNGPFLRMKGAAPRAFFGDRRTYFYNGQPISESIHNGVDLASLAHASIQAANDGIVRFAGAIGIYGNSVIIDHGMGLSTLYSHMSSILVKPEQTVKRGEAIGVSGMTGLAGGDHLHFGVAINGQFVDPVEWWDPHWIADNITKKLGQ